The Pongo pygmaeus isolate AG05252 chromosome 20, NHGRI_mPonPyg2-v2.0_pri, whole genome shotgun sequence sequence GACTACGCACGTGCGGCGGCCGCTCCATCGCGCCTCCCCGTTAGTCTGCGCACGCGCAGACGGCTCCCCCCTCGAATCTAGACCCTCGCGACCCTTGTCCCGAACCTCCGCGGGTCTCACCTGCTCGGAGTTGTCCAGGGAGCCCCCAGGTTTCCCTATACACTTCCGGAAACACTTGTCCGTCATCCTCTGTGGAGACACGCGAGGCTTTAGCCGCGACGTCCGTCCCCAGGGGTGGCCCTGTCGCCCCCAGCGCCCGTCCCCGGCTAGCCCCGCACCTGCAGCAGCTCCTGCGCGTTGGCCACGGCGATCTGCACTTTCACCTGCTCCATTATGAGCCCCGGGTCCAGCTTCCCGCTGCCGGAGCCCCCGAAATCGGAGCCGAAGCCGCCCTCCATGGCTCCGCAAAGTCAACCGGACCGAGGCCGCGTGCGCCGACCCGTAGCTGCGCCGGAAGCGGGCCTCCCGGGGCACCACGGGAAACGGAGTCCGCGCAGGCGGGGACGGAGGACTACAACTCCCACAAGACCGCGCGCGCCCGGGCCATTCCAGATCGCGCGGGGAGGCCCTCCGCTCATGCGGAGGCCTGGACCTGCCGTTACCTACACGAGCTACCCGTGGTTGCGACTCCGCGGGAAGAGTGCGGCCCTGACTTGGCCCGGGGAGTAGGAGAGTTATTGAGTGCGGCCGAGGCCGATCACTTTGTACTTACGCTCTGCCTCCAGCTCGGCCCGAGGGGCCTGCCGCGCATGCGCACGAGGCACCCGGCGCGTCTATATAGCGTGCTGCCGTCGGGGCGGAGCCCGGTCGCGTCACGTGACGAAGAGTCCGCTTGCGCAACAGCGTCGGAGGCTCACTAGAAAAAAACGGGCAGGGTCCCATGCATCGCCTGGGTCCTGTTTACACTCGCTACACTCGCCAGTGACCTTTTTCCTTGGGGGTGGAGGGGTCTTAGACATCCGCTTCATTAGGGACCGAGGCCCCGGCTCGAGCTTCCCCGGGCAGGAATAAACTCAGAGGCAGAACctaaaatcaaaatgtttattGGAGTGTTGTACAAAAAAGTTTCCAGtcataaaatgtatattacaaatcattgggaaaaaaaaaaaaaaaagaacacatttggCATGCATCTTCTTAAAAACCGAATCTCTGAAATGAAAGTCCATGCCAGCCCCGGCTGCAGCCCAGCTCCGTTTGCAGGTTGTGCTGTGACGCTCGCTGGGCGCAGGGCTTGGAAGAGGCTGCAGGCGGCGACGCCCCAGGACTGAGTCCCTCGGATCTTTAACAAAGAACTGCCGCGTGCAGGCCTCAGACCAACACCAGCCAAAGCCGCTGGCATGAGGACAGGTGCATGATCGGATTCTGGGTCAGCCCGCAGGcctcccagctcctgggctcagcgGGGCAGGCTTCAGCCTTAACCTGGCGCTGTGCACCCCAGAACCCGCGTTGGTCCAGCAGCCGTGGGCCTCCCCCCAGGGCTGGGTGGCGTCTGATGCTTCGCAGGGAGGGCGCTAGGCTTCGAGTCACACGGCATGGGCTTACACAGAGGGATGGTTTCGCATCGTTCTAAGCGGCACACAGCTAAGCGTATTTGGGGACAAATGCAAATTGTTTCCCAGGCCATAAATAACTgttaaaaatttgattttcttaGTGTTTCCAAAGATTCAATTCTCAATAAACCTCCAATCACCCACAGGCTGCCCAGTCCACGCTTCTCCCCACCCCCTTCAGCTAAGGGCACCCGCAGTCCTAGGACCACCCCCAGCTCCACCCAAGGCAAATATAGGGTGGGGGGTTCTGTGGGCCTGGGGCGTGCTGTGTTCAGGACAGGACTGGGCAGCGTCTGGACATCAGGACCTGCGGATTTTGGGGGAGACTTTGTCCCTGAGCCCAGCCTTCAAGGCTGTCGGCAAATCACAGACCAACTCCAGGATACAGCTTTGCTCCTCCAGGGCCAAAATACATAGGATGTGGCTGAGACCACTGCAGACTCCCCACAGGACAAGATCACCAAGACCCACCCCCAGAACCCTCGCTGGCACGAAGCCCAGCCAGTCGGGTGCGGGTGATTCCTGCCACAAAGGTGGGGAAAAGGAGTCTGTCGCCAGCATTCCCACTTCCAGCGGCGTAGCCTCCAGGAGAAAATGCTTTGGTAAGATGCGCCCCCCTCTATCTACATGGGACAGGGACTTCTGAGAGCAAGGACAGCGAGCGGGGGCTGCATGGAGCAGCAGGTGTTTCTGCTTTGTCAGGCCGCTGGCTCCTTCCCGACCTGGGGCTGGGGCCCCCCATTCCTTCCTCCCACAGGCAGGTCCCCAGGGAGGCGGGGTGCACAGTCACAGGGGAACGGTGCCGCCCCCGCCCTGCAGTGAACGCCGTGGCCCGGAGACAGCGCCTGCCCATGGCTCAGTTTTGGTGTCTTTAAGACTTGAGCTGCACTTTCTGAAGGAGGCTCTGCCGTCGGAGGGTGCCccagccccgccccaccccggGGAGGAGGGTCAGCCTGTCCTCAAGGCCCTGGCGTGAGCTCCTGACCTGCGTACTGaccaatgtaaaaaaataaatatccattaaaaaaataacttctgTGTATCTATGAGGGAGGGTGTAAACGGTGAGCTATTGCCAAAGGGGGGTACCAGGCGTTGGGAAGCTGGACTGAGGGGCTTGGGTGCGTCGTGATAGGAGTCAGGTGGCCTTGGCCTGTCTGAGAAACATGGTTTCAGCGAGGAAATCACAGATAAAAGCTGCAGTATGGATAGACGCATGTGTATATATAGGCGCAGGGCAGACGGAGCTGGAACACGGGAGGGGCTCCACAGCGCTCTCCTCCAGAGGGTCAGCATGGTGGTGTTCCCTGCAGACAGCTGTTCTGAAActcacagcctctgcctcagaGGCAATCAGATGTGTCCCCTCCACATCTCCCCTCCCTGCTTATCGTTGTGACAGGTCTTACGACGGGACTGTCCTCATTCTTCCTTCCCCGGGTCttcccctctcctgccctgttGGCCCTGCACAGTCAGGAACTGAACTGAGGGAAAACTCCCCCAAATAAAGTCTACGGTCTGAGAAACCCGGCCAGTGCGCTGCCAGAGCGGGAATCTGGAAGCCCAGGCAGCGGAGTGAAAACCCACCCTGGGGGCCACGCATCCCCATGCTGGTCCACACCTGCTGCGTGGCTGCCTGAGGAATTCCCGCTGTCCGAAGCTGGGCAGCCAGAATGCAGGCTTGGCCCCCCGCCCCACCAGGTCGACACCTGGATTCTGAATTTGGTTTTGTAGAAAGCCTTAAAAAAATCCATCACCGTTGAATTCCTATGCAGTTTCCACGCTCCGTCCGCATCAGGGCCGTCTCCTGTCCCCTCTCTAGCCTCGCCGGCCCTCCTCCCTCCAAGCCCGAGCATCTTCTAAACCTTGGGGTCCTGGCCCTGGGCTTCCAATTTGACCAAATGGTGAgatggggagtggggtgggattGAAAAGTCTCCAGGGCAGCGCTGAAGTGGCAGCGAAGTGAGGCTGGAGGAGACCCGCCgggagggagggctgggggagaCCCACCCACACGTTCTGGCAGTTCGCTTAGAAATTCTCTAGAAATGTATCAAGAACTAAAGAAAGCCAatgatataaaaatagttttcagtGGCTCTGGGTAAAGAAAGGTGAGTGGATGAGGAGTGTGGGTTCACATCACGTAGCAGCCTCTCGAGGTGGTCCTCGGATCCCcctgcaggaaggaaggaaggaaggacggccACGATCAGGGCCAGCCTGGAGGCGGCTGGCAGGTAGATGgctgcccccacctccccaccagggAGGGGCTGAGCGACAACAGTGTCTATTTCTAgagccttccattccacttccatttccCCATGAGCCCGCCTGTGAGCTACACGTTCTGTTTTGGGTTCCAAAACAATCACAGGAACTTGCGATGCACGCATTTAATGCAGCTGTGGTTTCTGCACTCATCTTCTCCCCAGAAGCCAGTACTGAAGGGACCTGTGTCTTCGACTGAGGAAGCCTGGTTGACCAGAGAGCATATGGGGAGCTGTTCAACACCCACCTCTCAGGGGACCCCCTGGCCAGCTACCCTGAGGTCTGTGATGTCGCAAATCCACACGATGGGCATGACCCAGGAGGCAAGAACAGGTCCCTGCCATGCCCGTAACAGCCAAGGCTGGCTTCACCCTGAGCCACGGCAGCCAGATGGAGCTCCCGCCGGGGATGCGGCcagcacacatgtgtgtgtgtgcacgagcTCACTCTGCCCCAGAGGCTGCCCGCCAGCCGCAAGTGGGCACAGGGGCCTACCTGTTGGTGGAAAAGATCCTCCTCGCCGAACTcggcttcctcctcctcttcctccccattcTCATTCTCACGCACCACCGAGGACTGCTTCACGGTCCTCATGGCCACTTCCTGTGTGGGACAGGACACAGCAGCGAGTCCCGGGATCAGGCCCAGAGCTGCTGTGGTGGCCCTGAGGGTCCCCAGACCCTGCCCACGACTCCAACCGAGCACCCCCCAAGCCACACACCCACCTCGCCGTCTGCGTTAACCAGGACGGTGCGGAAGCTCTCGCCCGTGCCCCAGCTGCTCTGGCTCTTCCACACCAGCGTCGAGGGGGGGCTGTGGGCCACCCCCGCACCAGCTGCCCACACCTGAGGACCCAAGAACAATGGCCCCATCAGGGTCACCTCTGGTTCCAGGGATGTGGGCCAGCCACTGGCTCCTACCACACAGCCCCCTTCAATGCCCTGGGCGTTCAGTCCTTCCAGCCCGATGCAGGCTTATCCAGGGTGATGGTCCCCAGGATACACAAGAGGAGACAAGGGTTCACAGAGGCCAAGGGCTCTTGGCAAGCAGGGGCTGAACTGGGATCTGACACCCACCAGGCTCCACGGCCCATGCGCCTGACTGTTAACACTTCACGGGGACGCCTGCCAGCCCCAACAGCCTGGACTCAGAATCAGGGCACACCGCTCAGGCTCCAGGGAGGCCCAGTGGGGTGACACCAGCACATGGAGGTTCTATGACCGCGGCAGCTGCTCTGAGACGGTGCCTGGTGCCACCACcatccccacccacccctgccaaGTCCTGCGCCTCCAGTCCCCTGACCCCACCTCACACCCCATCCGTGGCCACCCTCGCCCTCCTACCCCACCACCTACCGTAACCATCTGGCCAGCGCGCAGGACGTACTTGGGCGTGAACTTGTAGGCGATCTCCTCCCCCTCCAAGACCTGCCTCTTGATTCTCCAGTTCCCCAGAGACTGATCCTGGAAGACACGGCACACACCTGACCCTCAGCCGCCAGGACTGTGACACCGCCCCAATCGCCCTGGCTGGTGGCCCCGTCACTCTGACCCTGGTCACCCCGACCCTGGTCACCCCCCCCAGCTAGGTCACCCCGTTACCCCCATGCCCCAGTCATTCCAGTCACCTTGTCCGAGTTGTTCTTGAGCTGCACGAACTTGCCCTCCAGGTCAATCTCCTCGATGCTGACGCTGCCCGAGGCCGAGGCCTGCTGGGCCAGGTGGAAGCCACCGCTGCCACCCGTGCCCGTGCCCAGGACGCTTGGGCCGCTGCCCAAGGGCTCCTCCACCTCCAGCCGCTTCCGCTTACTGCGGCCCAGGCGCCCGGTGGCTGACATGCTGCCGCTGCTGCTCGAGGTGGCTCGTGAGACGGTGACGCGCGAGGATGGACTGGGGGACAGCTTCAGCCTGTGGGGAAGGCAAGGAGGGTGGGACTGGTAGTGGGAGCCCCAGACAGCCCAGGGCACGCAGAGTGGCAGCCGCGGCCCGGCCCCACCTCCACCCCGCCCAGCACTCCCCGCAGCCCCGTCCCGCCTCTCCTCCTGCCCCGCCCCTCCTCCTCGCTCCCTGCTCCCAAGCCTCCTGGCCTGCCGCACCTCTCCTCCTCGCCCTCCAGGAGCTTCCGGTAGGCGTTGATCTCCATGTCCAGGGCCAGCTTCACGTCCAGCAGCTCCTGGTACTCGGCCAGCTGCTGCTGCATCACGTCCCGCATCTCCGTCATCTCCTGCTCCTTGGCGTCCAGCATCTTTCGGAACTTGTCCCGCTCCCCGGCCATGGCCTCCTCCAGCTCCCGGATGCGATCTTCAGCGGCACTGGCCTGCGGAGGGGGCGGGCGGCGAAGGTCAGGGCAGCCCGTGGGTCACAAGGCCCAGGTGATCCTGGGACTGCGGGAGACGGGCCCTCACCGCAGACTGGGGCAGAGACCAGGCCTGGGCATGGGGCGCacgggaggggagggaaggggcatCGCTGGGCGCCCCGAGGGCTGCATCCAATGCCAAGAGGCCAGAGCCCCGTGCCCCGCACATCCGGGTCAGGGCCCAGAGGTCGGGCCAGGGGGACGGCGGGCGGTGGCGCTGTGCTCGTCACCTGCTTCTGGAGGCCGGAGAGCTGGTAGCTGAGGGACTCCAGGCGCATGCGGGCCTCCTTCAGCTCCTCGCGAGCTGCACTGGCCGCCTTGTTGTTCTGGTCAGAGCTCAGCTTGGCGCTGTCCAGCTGCGGGGAGATGGGAGGGTGAGCGCCGGCGCGGGGCGGGGGTCCCGCCGGCCGCCCCGCCCACCCGCGCGCCGGCCACACCTTGGCCTGGTAGgtctgctccagctccagcttgTAGAGCCGCACTTGCTCGTCGTGCTGGCTCCGCAGCTCCTCCAGCGCCTGTGCCATCTTGAAGTCGTACTCCTGCTGCCGGCTGCTGTCCACCTCCACCAGGCGCCGCTCGTGCCGCCGCCGCGTCTCCCGCACCTCCTGCGGACCGAGGCTTCATGACCCTCCGGTCCCGCCTGGGCCCCAAGCACCAGGCCCAAGGGAGGGCTCAAAAATGTGCCAAGAGGAACCTCCAGGCAATTCCTTGTTCCTTGTGCACGAGTTACAAACCGATACACGTGCAGGTGAGAGGCGACCCAGGGGCCGTCCACGCGCTAGAACGTGACTCAGCCACGAAAAGGAGCGAGGCTCTGACACCACCACGGCATGGATGCACCTTGAGGACGTCACACTCAGTGAGAcacgccagacacaaaaggccacacagCGTGTGATCCCATTTCCATGAAATCTCCTGAAATGTCCAGGACAGGCCCATCCAGAGACAGGGAGGGGGATGCGtgggggccagggctggggactGCTGATGGGGAGGGGGTTCTTTTTGGGTGATGGAATGTTCTAGAAttagaggtggtggttgcacaacgcTGTGGAGATCCTGCCAATGCTGAACTGTAACCTTTTAAAAGGTAGACTTAAaataaccaggcgtggtggcgggcgcctgtagtcccagctactcgggaggctgagacaagagaatcgcttgaacttgggaggttgcagtgagccaagatcgcaccactgcactccaacctgggcaacaaagcgagactgcatctcaaaaaaaaaaaagtgactctcTCATAAAAGCTATTATTGAAGAAagcgggccaggcatggtggctcatgcctgtaatcccagcactttgggaggccgaggcgggcaggtcacctgaggtcaggagtttgagaccagcctggtcaacatggagaaaaccccgtttctactaaaaatacaaaacttagccaggtgtggtagcgggtgcctgtaatcccagctactcgagaggctgaggtaagagaatcacttgaacccgggaggtggaggttgcagtgagctgagattgcgccactgcactccaacctgggcgacaaagcaagactccatctcaaaacaaacaaacaaacaaaaaacaaaacaaagaaagggaaTTGCTGATGTTCCCATCTCAGGGCCCAAATCACAGGGGGGCAGCAGACCCGGCCCTGACAGTGATGGGATGCCCGGGCCACAAGGCAGGGAGCCACGGGGCAGCTGTCCCAACACAGGGCGGGGTCACGCCAGGGCAGAGGCACCAACTGAAGCTCACATGGCTCTCAGGAAGGAAAcagccccttcctcctcttcccagctCCCCCCGCTCCGGGACAGAAACCATGTCACTTTATCACTATGGGACTGGTTTATAAAAACCGCagaggttgggcgcagtggctcacgcttgtaatcccagcactttgggaggctgaggtgggcagatcacgaggtcaggagttcgagaccagcctagccaatatggtgaaaccccatctctattaaaaatacaaaaattaggccaggcacagtggctcaagcctgtaatcccagcactttgggaggctaagacaggtggatcatgaggtcagaagttctggaccagcctgacaaacatggtgaaaaccccgtctctactaaaaatacaaaaattagtcaggtatggtggcgcgcgcctataatcccagctactcaggaggctgaggcaggagaatcgcttgaacccaggaggcggaggttgcagtgagctgagattgtgccaccgtactccagcctgggtgacagagcaagactccgtctcaaaaaaaaaaaaattagctgagtgtggtgcttcgcacctataatcccagctacttgggaggctgagcccagtgtgggcaacagagcaagactccatctcaaaaacaaacaaacaaacaaaaaacaaaaaacaaaaacagtagaaACGCTTCTGAAGGAAGCTGGCCACCTTTGCAGTCAGCGAGACGGGTAGCCCAGACAAGCAGAGTCCCGCGAGCTGCGCACCCACCTCCAGGGCCACCCTTCCGCCCCCACGGCCGCCCTCCCGTCCCCACGGCCGTGCATCCACCTCCACGGCCGCCCTCCCGTCCCCACGCCGCCCTCCCGCCCCCCCACAGCCGTGCATCCACCTCCACGGCCGCCCTCCCGCCCCCCACGGCCGCTCTCCCGCCCCCGACGGCCGTGCATCCACCTCCACGGCCGCCCTCCCGCCCGCACGGCCGCGCACCCACCTCCACGGCCGCCCTCCTGCCTCCACGGCCGCCCTCCCGCTCCCACGGCCACGCACCCACCTCCACCGCCGCGCACCCACCTCCACAGCCTCCCTCCCGCTCCCACAGCCACGCACCCACCTCCACCGCCGCGCACACACCTCCACCGCCGCCCTCCCGCCCCCACGGCCGCGCACCCACCTCCATGGCCGCCCTCCCGCCCCCACGGCCGCGCACCCACCTCCACGGCCGCCCTCCCGTCCCCACGGCCGTGCACCCACCTCCACGGCCGCCCTCCCGCCCCCACGGCCGCCCTCCCGCCCCCTACGGCCGCACATCCACCTCCACGGCCGCCCTCCCGCCCCCCACGGCCGCGCATCCACCTCCACGGCCGCCCTCCCGCCCCCACGGCCGCGCACCCACCTCCACGGCCGCCCTCCCGCCCCCCACGGCCGCGTACCCACCTCCACGGCCGCCCTCCCGCCCCCCCACGGCCGCGCATCCATCTCCACGGCCGCCCTCCCGCCCCCACGGCCGCGCACCCGCCCGCACGGCCGCGCACCCACCTCCACCGCCGCCCTCCCGCCCCCACGGCCGCGCACCCACCTCCACGGCCGCCCTCCCGCTCCCACGGCCACGCACCCACCTCCACCGCCGCGCACACACCTCCACCGCCGCCCTCCCGCGCCCACGGCCACGCACCCACCTCCACGGCCGCCCTCCCGCCTCCACGGCCGCGCACCCGCCTCCACGGCCGCCCTCTCCAGGACTCCGCACCCTGGGGGCTGCACGGGCCTGCGTCAGGCTCCCTACCGCAGCTCCCCGTGAGGGCCCCTCCGGGGCCTCTTCCCGGCCCCTGCACCGCCTTCGTGGGTCTCTTCCCAGATGCCCCGTGGGTTCCACCTGGGGCACGTTCCTGGGCCCCCGCACAGAAGCCCTAGTGAGTCTCTTCACAGGCTGTCTCACAGGTTCCCCCACAGGCCCCCTCACAACTGCCCTGGCGGCCTCCCCTCTGGCTCCTGTGGGGGCCCCCGTGCTCTCTGGGCCTGGCCGGAGAGGGGCGCGGCTCCTGAGCGGCCTGGACATCCCTCCACCAGCAGCCAGCAGCTCTCCCTGGGCAGTGAGTGTGGGCCCGGCCGGCCCCCGCATTCCACCCTGCACTGTGACATCACAATTGGTTCTAAAGGACACAGGCCGATGCCTTTGCTCCCCACTCTCCTCTCCCAGCCTCCGGAGGCAGAGGCCCCAGGTGAGGGCTGCAGGTCGGGGAAGGAGGCTGGGTGGAGAGCGTGGGCCTCACCCTCGCTTTGGACAAGGAGGCCCTGTGGGAGGCTGGACAGTGGCCCCCAGAAGATGCACCTGAGGCCTGCCTCATGGTCTAGCAGTTGGGATCCCAGGCGGCCAGGGTTCAGCTCTCAGGGTGGGAACACCAAGCTTTTAGAAAGGCAAGAAATCAAAGTAGGCCTTCCTTGACACTGAAGAGATgtgttttggctgggcatggtgactcatgcctggaatcccagcactttgggaagccgaggtggatgaatcacctgaggtcaggagttcgagaccagcctggccaacgtggtgaaaccctgtctctactaaaaatacataaattacctgggcatggtggtacacgcctgtaatccagctactcgggaggctgaggcaggagaattgcttgaacctgggaggcagaggttgcagtgagccaagatcgtgccactgcactccagcctgggcaacagagtgaaactccgtctcaaaaaaaaaaaaaaaaaaaagacatgcccaCGTCCCGATCCCCAGCAGCTGTGAatggaccttatttggaaatggggtctcTGCAGATGCCATTAGGTCACTCTGGATGATCCAGGCAAGCcccaaatccaatgacaagtgtccttgTAGGATACACAGAGGGGAGGCAGCCGCGGGAAGATAGAGGCAGACACTGGGGAGATGCAGCTGAAGCCAAGGGCACCctgagaggcaggaaggagcctCCCTGgagctgtgggagggaccctcaGGCTTCCGCCCTCTACAGCCATAAGGCTGGGCTTTGCGTTTCCGCCGTGCCAGGCTGGAGGCCAGGCCGCTCACTCACCTCCTCGAACACACTCTTCCGGAAGTCCAGCTCCTCCTGCAGGCTCTGGCAGCGGTTCTCCAGGTCCACACGCATCAGCGTCTCCTTCTCCAGCTGCTTTTTGGCCACTGCATGACCGTCCTcggcctgggagacacaggacaGCGAGCCGGCGTGACAATCTGTCTGCTGCATACACCCTGCTGGGGTGTCCCGCGGCCCCTGGCACCTACCTTGGCCAGCTGGGCCCGCAGCTCGGCCACGTCACTCTCCAGGCCGCGTTTGTCGCTGAGGGCGGCTGCCAGCTCCACCTCGCTCCGGTGGAACAGGGACTCCAGGTCCTTCACACGGCCCTGGGCCACCGTGAGCTCGCCCTCCCTCTTCTTGGCGCTGAAAGTCAAGAGGGCAAGTGAGCGGGGAGGGGCAAGGTCCATGGGGCCACAGGGAGCACCTCAGGGGGCGTCAGGCGAGCCCAAGGACAAGGTCACGGGGGCCTCCGAGCCCCAGACCTTCCCGTCCTGCAGATGACGCAGCCCCGCGTGCCCAGGCAAAGGCACACGTGCCCTCATCATCTGCCCTGCACTGTCAGGAGTCTAGCAAGTGGCAGGCACCAGCGCTTCGGACCACCCTGGAGGCGTGGGCTTTCCCAGCCTCTCCTGCCCGTTCTGGACCCAGGAGGACCATTTGGGGAGAAATTAATGCATCCTCTGTTAATGTGACAAAGGAAGACCCTGGCCTTTGAAGAGTCGGCCTTGTTTGTAAACTTAAGCTGTCTGAAGTAGGCTCACCTGGTCTTCCACTAAACCAAATTAGCTCCAACATTAGATATTTAAGATAGCAAATACTCAGGCTTTTTAAACACACAAATACTACCAGTGTGGATTTTAGGCTcttaagctttttcttttttttttttaagagacagggttcacttgtttgcacaggctggtcttgaactcctggctcaaggaatcctcctgtctcagcctcccaaagtgctgggattacaggtgcgagccaccgcgtaCGGCCGACTCTTAAATGTTTTTAAGCATAATTATGTCTTGGAGCTGAATTTTACCCCCTCCCCGCAGGGAACTAACTATATCCTCCCAAGCAACAGTGAGGGCACCCACGGTTCCGCAGCATCACAACTGCCGACATCTGGGGTGGTCCTGAGTGAGGACACCCACGGTTCCGCAACATCACAACTGCCGACATCTGGGGTGGTCCTGAGTGAGGACACCCAGGGTTCCGCAGCATCACAACTGCTGACATCTGGGGTGGTCCTGAGTGAGGACACGCAGGGTTTCACAGCGTCACAACTGCTGACATCTGGGGTGGTCCTGAGTGAGGACACCCACGGTTTCTCAGCGTCACAACTGCCGACATCTGGGGTGGTCCTAGGCACTGCAGGGTGCTGAGCActgtccctggcctccacccacttcAGACCAGGAACCTCTCGCTGCCCAGTTTTGACAACCACAAATGTCCCCAGGAATCACCCAGTGTCCCCTGGGGACAGAATCACCCCAGGATGGGGACAACTGGGTGTATCTGGAATAACACAGCAAAGGCCGCTGGCTGGACATTAAAAGAACATCCACATCCAGGCAGCTCGAGCCCGTGGCCAGAGGTCAGAAGTGACAGGGACCTCTCCCGCCCAGCAGAATGCACTCCCGACTCTCcccagagcctttttttttttttttttttgagttggagtttcgctcttgttgcccaggctggagtgtagtggcgcaatctccactcactgcaacctccacctcccggattcaaatgattctcctgcctcagcctcctgagtagctgggattacaggcatgcgccacccaggctctgctaattttttatttttagtagagatggggtttctccatgttggccaggctggtctcgaactcctgacctcaggtgatctacctgccttggcctcccaaagtgctgggattataggcatgagccaccgtgcccaacccccCAGTGCCCTTCAAAAGACCACCTAGGGATTTGCCCAAGAAATGAAAGTGACCCATAGCTGAAAGTGACTGTATGTCTAAG is a genomic window containing:
- the LMNB2 gene encoding lamin-B2 isoform X2; this encodes MSPPSPGRRREQRRPRAAATMATPLAGRAGGPATPLSPTRLSRLQEKEELRELNDRLAHYIDRVRALELENDRLLLKISEKEEVTTREVSGIKALYESELADARRVLDETARERARLQIEIGKLRAELDEVNKSAKKREGELTVAQGRVKDLESLFHRSEVELAAALSDKRGLESDVAELRAQLAKAEDGHAVAKKQLEKETLMRVDLENRCQSLQEELDFRKSVFEEEVRETRRRHERRLVEVDSSRQQEYDFKMAQALEELRSQHDEQVRLYKLELEQTYQAKLDSAKLSSDQNNKAASAAREELKEARMRLESLSYQLSGLQKQASAAEDRIRELEEAMAGERDKFRKMLDAKEQEMTEMRDVMQQQLAEYQELLDVKLALDMEINAYRKLLEGEEERLKLSPSPSSRVTVSRATSSSSGSMSATGRLGRSKRKRLEVEEPLGSGPSVLGTGTGGSGGFHLAQQASASGSVSIEEIDLEGKFVQLKNNSDKDQSLGNWRIKRQVLEGEEIAYKFTPKYVLRAGQMVTVWAAGAGVAHSPPSTLVWKSQSSWGTGESFRTVLVNADGEEVAMRTVKQSSVVRENENGEEEEEEAEFGEEDLFHQQGDPRTTSRGCYVM
- the LMNB2 gene encoding lamin-B2 isoform X3, yielding MRGPAGPTLTAQGELLAAGGGMSRPLRSRAPLRPGPESTGAPTGARGEAARAVVRGPVGEPVRQPVKRLTRASVRGPRNVPQVEPTGHLGRDPRRRCRGREEAPEGPSRGAAEVRETRRRHERRLVEVDSSRQQEYDFKMAQALEELRSQHDEQVRLYKLELEQTYQAKLDSAKLSSDQNNKAASAAREELKEARMRLESLSYQLSGLQKQASAAEDRIRELEEAMAGERDKFRKMLDAKEQEMTEMRDVMQQQLAEYQELLDVKLALDMEINAYRKLLEGEEERLKLSPSPSSRVTVSRATSSSSGSMSATGRLGRSKRKRLEVEEPLGSGPSVLGTGTGGSGGFHLAQQASASGSVSIEEIDLEGKFVQLKNNSDKDQSLGNWRIKRQVLEGEEIAYKFTPKYVLRAGQMVTVWAAGAGVAHSPPSTLVWKSQSSWGTGESFRTVLVNADGEEVAMRTVKQSSVVRENENGEEEEEEAEFGEEDLFHQQGDPRTTSRGCYVM
- the TIMM13 gene encoding mitochondrial import inner membrane translocase subunit Tim13 translates to MEGGFGSDFGGSGSGKLDPGLIMEQVKVQIAVANAQELLQRMTDKCFRKCIGKPGGSLDNSEQKCIAMCMDRYMDAWNTVSRAYNSRLQRERANM
- the LMNB2 gene encoding lamin-B2 isoform X1, whose protein sequence is MSPPSPGRRREQRRPRAAATMATPLAGRAGGPATPLSPTRLSRLQEKEELRELNDRLAHYIDRVRALELENDRLLLKISEKEEVTTREVSGIKALYESELADARRVLDETARERARLQIEIGKLRAELDEVNKSAKKREGELTVAQGRVKDLESLFHRSEVELAAALSDKRGLESDVAELRAQLAKAEDGHAVAKKQLEKETLMRVDLENRCQSLQEELDFRKSVFEEEVRETRRRHERRLVEVDSSRQQEYDFKMAQALEELRSQHDEQVRLYKLELEQTYQAKLDSAKLSSDQNNKAASAAREELKEARMRLESLSYQLSGLQKQASAAEDRIRELEEAMAGERDKFRKMLDAKEQEMTEMRDVMQQQLAEYQELLDVKLALDMEINAYRKLLEGEEERLKLSPSPSSRVTVSRATSSSSGSMSATGRLGRSKRKRLEVEEPLGSGPSVLGTGTGGSGGFHLAQQASASGSVSIEEIDLEGKFVQLKNNSDKDQSLGNWRIKRQVLEGEEIAYKFTPKYVLRAGQMVTVWAAGAGVAHSPPSTLVWKSQSSWGTGESFRTVLVNADGEEVAMRTVKQSSVVRENENGEEEEEEAEFGEEDLFHQQVGPCAHLRLAGSLWGRVSSCTHTHVCWPHPRRELHLAAVAQGEASLGCYGHGRDLFLPPGSCPSCGFATSQTSG